From Roseovarius nanhaiticus, one genomic window encodes:
- the hflC gene encoding protease modulator HflC: protein MSKSAFILPAVAVAGVVGMLSIFIVDERESALVLQFSKIIDVKEEPGLGFKIPFIQQVVRYDDRILSRDIDPLEVTPLDDRRLVVDAFARYRIVDVRRFREAVGDGGIPFAESRLDSILRSRTREVLGSVSSNDILSTDRAALMLRIRNAAISEARELGIEVVDVRLKRTDLPAQNLDATFARMRAEREREAADEIARGNEAAQRVRAQADRTQVELVSDARRQAEITRGEADALSNAIFNEAFGADAEFFEFYRSLDAYRAALQGSNSSIVMSPDSDFFSYFNSVGGPVPPLGAAGQAAAAEAAQAVTAGSSSGAEAEPETDAGTDGADVGTGGDAASGASTSGVLSNGGTAGDDQPAAE from the coding sequence ATGAGCAAATCCGCATTCATCCTTCCCGCAGTCGCGGTGGCCGGTGTCGTCGGCATGCTGTCCATCTTTATCGTGGACGAGCGCGAAAGCGCGCTGGTGCTGCAATTCTCCAAGATCATCGACGTAAAGGAAGAGCCGGGTCTCGGCTTCAAGATCCCGTTCATTCAGCAGGTCGTGCGCTATGACGACCGGATTCTGAGCCGGGACATCGACCCGCTCGAGGTGACACCGCTGGATGACCGGCGCCTCGTCGTGGACGCCTTTGCGCGCTATCGCATCGTGGATGTGCGCCGTTTCCGCGAGGCCGTCGGTGATGGGGGTATCCCCTTTGCCGAGAGCCGGCTTGACTCGATCCTGCGCTCGCGGACCCGCGAAGTTCTGGGTTCGGTCAGCTCTAACGACATCCTCAGCACGGACCGTGCCGCGCTGATGCTGCGCATCCGCAACGCCGCGATCTCAGAGGCGCGCGAGCTGGGCATCGAAGTGGTGGACGTGCGCCTGAAGCGTACCGACCTTCCGGCGCAGAACCTCGACGCCACCTTCGCCCGGATGCGGGCCGAGCGTGAACGCGAGGCGGCGGACGAGATCGCGCGCGGTAACGAGGCGGCGCAGCGTGTGCGTGCGCAGGCCGACCGGACGCAGGTCGAGCTGGTGTCGGATGCGCGCCGTCAGGCCGAGATCACCCGAGGCGAGGCGGATGCCCTGTCGAACGCGATCTTCAACGAAGCCTTTGGTGCGGATGCGGAATTCTTTGAATTTTATCGCTCGCTGGATGCCTATCGTGCCGCGCTGCAGGGCAGCAACTCTTCCATCGTGATGTCGCCCGACAGCGATTTCTTCAGCTACTTCAACTCGGTCGGCGGGCCCGTTCCGCCCTTGGGTGCAGCCGGGCAGGCCGCAGCAGCGGAAGCCGCGCAAGCAGTCACCGCCGGGAGCAGCAGCGGCGCAGAGGCTGAGCCCGAAACCGATGCCGGCACGGATGGCGCGGATGTAGGGACAGGCGGGGACGCGGCTTCGGGCGCGTCAACCAGCGGTGTGCTGTCCAATGGCGGCACTGCCGGCGACGATCAACCCGCAGCCGAGTGA
- the hflK gene encoding FtsH protease activity modulator HflK gives MAGQSGGPWGGGGNSGGGSGGGRGNGQNGGDQSGGDRGGRRPGGSGQMPEIDELVRKGQDQLRVLMGGRGGGGGAGGSGGGEGPRVTRGMVILGLLGVVALWLFASFYTVKPEERAVELFLGEYHRTTGSGPHLAPWPFVTYEKVVVTSERSEDIGVGGRGGEAGLMLTGDENIVDIDFQVVWNINDPAMLLFNLRDPRATIRAVSESAMREIIAQSQLAPILNRDRGVIASRLEDLIQNTLDSYASGINVVRINFDKADPPQEVIDAFREVQAAEQQRDRLEKEADAYAARILAEARGQAAQTLEEAEGYRARVVNEAEGEASRFSAVLGEYTKAPEVTRKRLYLEAMEEVLGDMDKIILDQNSSGNQGVVPYLPLNELRNNSGNQ, from the coding sequence ATGGCAGGACAGTCGGGCGGCCCGTGGGGCGGCGGCGGTAATTCGGGCGGAGGCTCGGGCGGTGGCCGGGGCAATGGTCAAAATGGTGGCGACCAGAGTGGTGGCGACCGCGGCGGGCGGCGGCCCGGCGGCAGCGGCCAGATGCCGGAAATCGATGAGCTGGTCCGCAAGGGCCAAGATCAGCTGCGCGTTTTGATGGGCGGTCGTGGCGGCGGCGGCGGTGCCGGCGGCAGTGGCGGGGGCGAAGGCCCGCGCGTCACACGTGGCATGGTCATCCTCGGCCTTCTGGGTGTTGTCGCGCTCTGGCTCTTTGCAAGTTTCTATACGGTCAAGCCCGAAGAGCGCGCCGTAGAGTTGTTCTTGGGTGAGTATCATCGCACGACCGGCTCGGGCCCGCATCTCGCGCCATGGCCCTTCGTGACGTATGAGAAGGTTGTCGTGACGTCCGAGCGAAGCGAAGATATCGGCGTCGGCGGACGCGGCGGCGAAGCTGGTCTCATGCTGACGGGCGACGAGAATATCGTCGACATCGACTTCCAGGTGGTTTGGAACATCAATGATCCGGCCATGCTGCTATTCAACCTGCGCGACCCGCGCGCGACGATCCGCGCCGTGTCGGAATCGGCCATGCGTGAAATCATCGCGCAGTCGCAGCTTGCGCCCATCCTCAACCGCGACCGGGGTGTCATCGCCTCGCGCCTTGAGGATCTGATCCAGAACACGCTCGACAGTTACGCCAGCGGGATCAACGTGGTCCGTATCAACTTTGACAAGGCCGATCCCCCGCAAGAGGTGATCGACGCCTTCCGCGAAGTGCAGGCCGCCGAGCAGCAGCGCGACCGCCTCGAAAAAGAGGCTGATGCCTATGCCGCCCGTATCCTCGCCGAAGCGCGCGGTCAGGCAGCGCAGACGCTGGAAGAGGCCGAAGGCTATCGCGCCCGTGTCGTCAACGAGGCCGAAGGTGAGGCCAGCCGCTTTAGCGCGGTTCTGGGCGAATACACCAAGGCCCCCGAGGTGACACGCAAGCGTCTGTATCTGGAGGCGATGGAGGAAGTGCTGGGCGATATGGACAAGATCATCCTCGACCAGAACAGCTCGGGCAACCAAGGCGTCGTCCCCTACCTGCCGCTCAATGAGCTGCGCAATAATTCGGGAAACCAGTAA